In one Gossypium hirsutum isolate 1008001.06 chromosome D09, Gossypium_hirsutum_v2.1, whole genome shotgun sequence genomic region, the following are encoded:
- the LOC107894537 gene encoding LRR receptor-like serine/threonine-protein kinase FEI 1, giving the protein MASNLLEGPIPLDIESLNALQYLDLSDNKLSGRITLQIGGLSLYQLDLSHNILQGVKPSQWVVAFCTRGIYSNKDLCGSIQGFLPCPSSPSVNQERNSKVKHNLLVFILTSSKQQRNLISNIALNGWLWQCLQSSLTECIDDEVVEMDWIKRVNIVKGVAHALSYMHHDYNPPIVHRDISSNNILLNSELEAFIVDFGTARFLTPDSSNQTVIVGTYGYIAPEQQFTLRRSDDSSPLKTSDLRPNSDGCGDSKNSASRCGIRRGTWRVRRRRRARTEARHVWRESEEVLLLRR; this is encoded by the exons ATGGCTTCGAATCTTCTGGAAGGTCCCATACCCCTTGATATTGAGAGTTTGAATGCCCTGCAATACTTAGATCTCTCAGACAACAAATTGAGTGGGAGGATTACCCTGCAAATTGGTGGCTTATCTCTATACCAGCTTGATCTAAGCCATAACATTCTCCAAGGAGTGAAACCTTCCCA ATGGGTTGTTGCATTTTGCACTAGAGGCATTTACAGCAACAAGGATTTATGTGGTTCCATTCAAGGCTTCCTTCCTTGCCCTTCATCCCCATCTGTAAATCAAGAAAGAAATAGCAAAGTCAAGCACAATCTGCTTGTCTTTATTCTG ACATCATCAAAGCAACAGAGGAATTTGATATCAAATATTGCATTGAACGGGTGGTTATGGCAGTGTTTACAGAGTAGTCTTACCGAGTG CATTGATGATGAAGTTGTGGAAATGGATTGGATCAAAAGAGTGAATATTGTCAAAGGTGTCGCACATGCTCTATCTTACATGCATCATGATTACAACCCTCCAATTGTTCATCGAGACATCTCAAGCAATAACATTTTGTTGAACTCTGAATTGGAAGCTTTTATTGTTGATTTTGGGACTGCAAGATTTCTTACTCCTGATTCATCTAATCAAACTGTAATTGTTGGAACATATGGATATATTGCCCCAG AGCAGCAGTTCACTTTGCGCCGTTCTGACGATTCATCACCTTTGAAGACCTCTGATCTTCGCCCCAACTCCGATGGTTGCGGAGACAGCAAAAATTCAGCCTCCAG GTGTGGCATACGGCGGGGGACGTGGCGTGTGCGGAGGCGAAGGCGCGCGCGTACGGAGGCTCGTCACGTGTGGAGGGAGAGCGAAGAGGTGCTACTACTGCGGCGCTGA
- the LOC107893752 gene encoding uncharacterized protein, translating into MKAFKVVQNVLQGSKYCDINLNGALHFNAMLYHCTSDSDKEVLPHEWYEKAFPKLTRLAHLLKDVDSVDGRLVNANDNSIIISDRIEHRMNAFKSLVRVFIGSPSVQQMLKKKISSFDCFGKPSEREPMIVNSLTLVSNVLNVTAQQRKLVRLTICPQVTQHSIWMGALEKILNELKLEIDLLNFQFPSKGTKMGKQIVYSCLKFLDESAVSYDFDSASWIRLSPAKVVDSPRKWEDVLEMFTDLINCLKSEKDWLCHLKTIEVMKEGVSQIRDVLVDNSIGYKDSRHQESLVQRKLSKTLGHSSRCLFTLLLYYLYGQVRDLEVDLCGAMYGNGIENRLTLCMGRVLTSNEEKMVWSGVKQLDRALGLFKFVWETAGMKGNLELQGHLWFVGPEERFFTYRGNAFFLHGISLGPKIISSKAL; encoded by the coding sequence ATGAAGGCTTTTAAAGTTGTTCAAAATGTTCTCCAAGGCTCAAAGTATTGTGATATTAACCTAAATGGTGCTCTGCATTTTAATGCAATGTTATATCACTGTACAAGTGACTCCGACAAAGAGGTCTTACCTCATGAATGGTACGAAAAGGCATTTCCAAAGTTGACAAGATTGGCCCACTTGTTAAAAGATGTGGATTCAGTTGATGGGCGGCTTGTGAATGCAAACGACAATTCGATCATCATCAGTGATCGAATTGAACATAGAATGAATGCTTTCAAGTCACTTGTGAGAGTCTTTATTGGGTCCCCATCAGTTCAACAAATGCTAAAGAAAAAAATATCTTCATTTGACTGTTTTGGTAAACCTAGTGAAAGGGAGCCCATGATTGTGAATTCATTAACCTTAGTGAGCAATGTTTTGAATGTTACAGCTCAACAGAGGAAGTTGGTGCGTCTAACAATATGTCCTCAGGTTACACAACACAGTATATGGATGGGTGCCCTTGAGAAAATATTGAATGAACTGAAATTGGAGATTGATTTATTGAATTTCCAATTTCCAAGTAAAGGAACTAAGATGGGTAAGCAGATAGTTTATAGCTGCCTTAAGTTCTTGGACGAGTCTGCTGTTTCTTATGACTTTGATTCTGCTTCATGGATTCGACTTTCACCTGCAAAAGTTGTTGACTCTCCTCGCAAATGGGAGGATGTTCTTGAGATGTTTACTGATCTCATTAATTGCTTGAAGAGTGAGAAGGATTGGCTTTGTCATTTGAAAACGATTGAGGTGATGAAAGAAGGTGTGTCTCAGATTAGGGATGTGTTAGTTGATAACAGTATTGGGTATAAGGATTCTAGGCACCAAGAAAGCCTTGTACAAAGGAAGCTATCTAAGACATTGGGACACTCGTCACGGTGCTTGTTCACACTTTTATTGTATTACCTCTACGGGCAGGTTAGAGATCTTGAAGTGGATTTGTGTGGAGCAATGTATGGGAACGGTATTGAGAATAGGCTTACCTTGTGCATGGGAAGAGTTCTGACTTCAAATGAGGAGAAGATGGTTTGGAGTGGGGTTAAGCAGTTGGATAGGGCTCTGGGGTTATTCAAGTTTGTATGGGAAACAGCAGGTATGAAAGGGAATCTGGAGTTGCAAGGTCACTTATGGTTTGTAGGGCCTGAGGAGAGATTTTTCACATATCGAGGAAATGCCTTCTTTCTACATGGGATCAGTCTTGGACCTAAGATTATCTCGTCAAAAGCTCTATGA